One region of Zingiber officinale cultivar Zhangliang chromosome 7B, Zo_v1.1, whole genome shotgun sequence genomic DNA includes:
- the LOC122006327 gene encoding nudC domain-containing protein 2-like isoform X2, translated as MAVKPRFSPRKQKVFEWDQTLDEVNMYIDLPPNVPKKLFYCKIQSGHVEVGIKGNPPYLNHDLACPVKTDSSFWTLEDEVMHVTLQKRDKGKTWSSPILGQGLLDPYAADLEQKRLMLQRFQEENPGFDFSQAQFSGTCPDPRSFMGGIS; from the exons ATGGCGGTGAAACCTCGATTTTCTCCTCGGA AGCAGAAAGTTTTCGAATGGGATCAAACCCTAGACGAGGTCAACATGTACATCGACCTCCCTCCGAATGTTCCCAAGAAGCTTTTTTACTGCAAGATCCAGTCCGGACACGTCGAAGTGGGGATCAAGGGGAATCCTCCTTATCTCAAT CACGATCTAGCCTGCCCTGTGAAGACTGATTCCTCTTTTTGGACCCTTG AGGACGAAGTCATGCACGTGACACTACAGAAAAGGGACAAAGGAAAAACTTGGTCATCTCCCATACTCGGTCAAGGTTTGCTGGATCCATATGCAGCGGATCTGGAACAGAAGCGCCTTATGCTGCAGAGGTTTCAGGAAGAG AACCCTGGTTTTGATTTTTCCCAAGCTCAGTTCAGTGGGACCTGCCCTGATCCGAGGAGCTTCATGGGTGGCATTAGCTAA
- the LOC122006327 gene encoding nudC domain-containing protein 2-like isoform X1 yields MAEKLAPEKRHSFFNGEQKVFEWDQTLDEVNMYIDLPPNVPKKLFYCKIQSGHVEVGIKGNPPYLNHDLACPVKTDSSFWTLEDEVMHVTLQKRDKGKTWSSPILGQGLLDPYAADLEQKRLMLQRFQEENPGFDFSQAQFSGTCPDPRSFMGGIS; encoded by the exons ATGGCGGAGAAATTGGCACCGGAGAAGCGCCACAGCTTCTTCAATGGCG AGCAGAAAGTTTTCGAATGGGATCAAACCCTAGACGAGGTCAACATGTACATCGACCTCCCTCCGAATGTTCCCAAGAAGCTTTTTTACTGCAAGATCCAGTCCGGACACGTCGAAGTGGGGATCAAGGGGAATCCTCCTTATCTCAAT CACGATCTAGCCTGCCCTGTGAAGACTGATTCCTCTTTTTGGACCCTTG AGGACGAAGTCATGCACGTGACACTACAGAAAAGGGACAAAGGAAAAACTTGGTCATCTCCCATACTCGGTCAAGGTTTGCTGGATCCATATGCAGCGGATCTGGAACAGAAGCGCCTTATGCTGCAGAGGTTTCAGGAAGAG AACCCTGGTTTTGATTTTTCCCAAGCTCAGTTCAGTGGGACCTGCCCTGATCCGAGGAGCTTCATGGGTGGCATTAGCTAA
- the LOC122006328 gene encoding protein ROOT HAIR DEFECTIVE 3-like isoform X1 yields the protein MAEEEYRSVQLIDGEGEFNDAGVDHFMKTTRLAECGLSYAVVSIMGPQSSGKSTLLNNLFKTDFREMDALRGRSQTTKGIWLSKCQGIDPYTIVMDLEGTDGRERGEDDTAFEKQSALFALAISDIVLINMWCHDIGREQAANKPLLKTVFQVMMRLFSPRKTTLLFVIRDKTRTPLEALQPVLREDIQKIWDSVSKPEAQKDTALSEFFNVEVTALSSYEEKEDQFHDQVAELRQRFVHSIAPGGLAGDRRGVVPASGFSFSAQHIWKVVRENKDLDLPAHKVMVATVRCEEIANEKLSHLTSDEKWLELEEAVQSGPVAGFAKKLEAILDAYIEEYDEEAVYFDESVRTAKRKQLESRALHLVHPTYQALLGHLRSNSLEKFQKDMESSLNSRKGFAASVRDCIESSMFEFDQGSADATISRTDWDASKVREKLHRDINAHANSLRNQKLSELTNHYEDKLTEALAEPVESLFEAAGNDTWASIRNLYHRETRNALSEFSTSLSGFELEKVIFDERITNLKEFSKSVVVKKAKEEAAKVLIRMKDRFSTVFSHDKDSMPRVWTGKENVRKITKDARTSALKLLAVMCAIRLDEKPDKIESTLMSALMDAPSALGRRTVTSLDSLASSTWEEVSPSNTLITPVQCKSLWKQFSSETEYTVTQAISAQEAHKRSNSALPPPWAILAIAILGFNELMVLMRNPLYLLLLFVMFLVSKALWVQLDVAETFQHGILPGILTLSTRFLPTVMNLLRKLAEEGAQPPTAPQSSQNNPPLDTQSFRSDSQRHAPPPLMTPAPDVPSSSSSTVSSPRSGVECPETKHFVEVDTEASYTS from the exons ATGGCCGAGGAGGAGTACCGGTCGGTCCAACTCATAGACGGAGAAGGAGAATTCAACGATGCTGGTGTCGACCATTTCATGAAGACCACGAGGCTCGCCGAGTGTGGGCTCTCCTATGCCGTGGTTTCCATCATGGGACCCCAGAGCAGCG GGAAAAGTACTTTACTTAATAATCTTTTCAAAACTGACTTCAGGGAAATGGATGCATTACGGGGAAG GAGCCAAACTACCAAAGGTATATGGTTATCGAAATGTCAGGGAATAGATCCTTACACAATTGTGATGGATTTGGAAGGTACTGATGGAAGGGAAAGAGGAGAG GATGATACTGCGTTTGAAAAGCAAAGTGCACTATTTGCGCTGGCAATATCTGACATAGTTTTGATAAATAT GTGGTGCCACGATATTGGCCGAGAGCAAGCTGCTAACAAACCCTTGCTAAAAACAGTATTTCAG GTCATGATGCGTTTGTTCAGCCCTCGCAAGACCACATTGCTCTTTGTTATCCGTGACAAGACAAGA ACACCACTGGAAGCTTTGCAACCTGTCCTAAGAGAGGATATACAGAAG ATATGGGACAGTGTTTCCAAGCCTGAGGCTCAAAAAGACACAGCTCTCAGTGAATTCTTTAAT GTTGAGGTCACTGCATTATCTagttatgaagagaaggaagaccaatttCATGATCAG GTTGCAGAACTTCGACAACGGTTTGTCCATTCAATTGCCCCAGGAGGACTTGCAGGTGATAGAAGAGGTGTTGTTCCTGCTTCAGGGTTTTCCTTTAGTGCGCAACACATATGGAAGGTTGTGCGTGAAAATAAGGATCTTGATCTTCCTGCTCATAAG GTCATGGTCGCAACAGTTCGTTGCGAAGAGATTGCTAATGAGAAGCTCAGTCACTTAACCTCTGATGAG AAATGGCTGGAGTTAGAAGAGGCAGTACAGTCTGGCCCAGTTGCTGGCTTTGCGAAAAAGCTTGAAGCTATTCTTGATGCTTATATAGAAGA ATATGATGAGGAAGCTGTCTACTTTGATGAAAGTGTCAGGACTGCAAAGAGGAAGCAACTTGAGTCCAGAGCTTTGCAT CTTGTGCATCCTACTTATCAAGCATTGCTTGGACATCTACGTTCAAATTCTCTGGAAAAGTTTCAAAAGGATATGGAAAGTTCACTGAATAGCAGGAAAGGATTTGCAGCATCTGTTCGAGACTGTATTGAGTCCTCTATGTTTGAGTTTGATCAAGGAAGTGCAG ATGCTACTATCAGTCGCACCGACTGGGATGCTTCCAAAGTCCGAGAGAAGCTTCACCGTGACATCAATGCTCATGCAAATTCTCTTCGCAATCAGAAACTCTCTGAATTGACTAATCACTACGAG GACAAGTTAACAGAAGCACTTGCTGAACCAGTGGAATCTCTATTTGAGGCTGCTGGCAATGATACTTGGGCATCAATAAGAAATCTTTACCACCGTGAAACCAGGAATGCCCTCTCAGAGTTCTCCACTTCCTTATCTGGCTTTGAGCTAGAAAAAGTTATTTTTGATGAGAGGATCACAAATCTTAAGGAATTTTCGAAAAGTGTTGTTGTAAAGAAAGCAAAAGAAGAAGCAGCCAAAGTTCTTATCAGAATGAAGGATAG GTTCTCAACAGTGTTTAGCCATGACAAAGATTCCATGCCTAGGGTTTGGACAGGAAAAGAAAATGTGCGGAAGATCACAAAGGATGCTCGTACATCG GCTCTGAAACTGTTGGCTGTGATGTGTGCCATTCGTTTGGATGAGAAACCAGACAAGATTGAATCCACTCTCATGTCAGCACTTATGGATGCACCATCTGCATTAGGACGAAGAACTGTAACATCATTGGATTCACTCGCTTCCAGCACATGGGAAGAG GTTTCTCCATCTAACACATTGATCACCCCCGTGCAATGCAAGTCTTTGTGGAAACAATTTAGCTCAGAGACTGAATATACTGTCACACAAGCAATATCTGCTCAG GAAGCACATAAGCGCAGTAACAGTGCGCTACCTCCTCCATGGGCAATACTTGCAATTGCGATCCTCGGTTTCAATGAGCTGATGGTGCTCATGAG GAATCCTTTATATCTATTGCTGCTTTTTGTTATGTTCTTGGTGTCGAAAGCTCTATGGGTGCAGCTAGATGTCGCCGAGACATTTCAGCATGGCATA CTCCCCGGCATTCTCACACTATCGACAAGATTTCTCCCCACAGTCATGAACCTTTTACGAAAACTTGCTGAGGAAGGTGCTCAACCTCCCACTGCTCCACAGAGCAGCCAGAACAATCCACCCTTGGACACACAAAGTTTTCGAAGTGATTCGCAGAGGCATGCTCCTCCTCCACTCATGACCCCAGCACCCGATGTGCCATCTTCCTCATCGTCTACGGTTTCTTCTCCCAGAAGTGGTGTGGAGTGTCCAGAGACTAAGCACTTCGTGGAGGTAGACACTGAAGCCAGTTATACATCATGA
- the LOC122006328 gene encoding protein ROOT HAIR DEFECTIVE 3 homolog 1-like isoform X2, with protein MEEMLDDTAFEKQSALFALAISDIVLINMWCHDIGREQAANKPLLKTVFQVMMRLFSPRKTTLLFVIRDKTRTPLEALQPVLREDIQKIWDSVSKPEAQKDTALSEFFNVEVTALSSYEEKEDQFHDQVAELRQRFVHSIAPGGLAGDRRGVVPASGFSFSAQHIWKVVRENKDLDLPAHKVMVATVRCEEIANEKLSHLTSDEKWLELEEAVQSGPVAGFAKKLEAILDAYIEEYDEEAVYFDESVRTAKRKQLESRALHLVHPTYQALLGHLRSNSLEKFQKDMESSLNSRKGFAASVRDCIESSMFEFDQGSADATISRTDWDASKVREKLHRDINAHANSLRNQKLSELTNHYEDKLTEALAEPVESLFEAAGNDTWASIRNLYHRETRNALSEFSTSLSGFELEKVIFDERITNLKEFSKSVVVKKAKEEAAKVLIRMKDRFSTVFSHDKDSMPRVWTGKENVRKITKDARTSALKLLAVMCAIRLDEKPDKIESTLMSALMDAPSALGRRTVTSLDSLASSTWEEVSPSNTLITPVQCKSLWKQFSSETEYTVTQAISAQEAHKRSNSALPPPWAILAIAILGFNELMVLMRNPLYLLLLFVMFLVSKALWVQLDVAETFQHGILPGILTLSTRFLPTVMNLLRKLAEEGAQPPTAPQSSQNNPPLDTQSFRSDSQRHAPPPLMTPAPDVPSSSSSTVSSPRSGVECPETKHFVEVDTEASYTS; from the exons ATGGAAGAAATGTTG GATGATACTGCGTTTGAAAAGCAAAGTGCACTATTTGCGCTGGCAATATCTGACATAGTTTTGATAAATAT GTGGTGCCACGATATTGGCCGAGAGCAAGCTGCTAACAAACCCTTGCTAAAAACAGTATTTCAG GTCATGATGCGTTTGTTCAGCCCTCGCAAGACCACATTGCTCTTTGTTATCCGTGACAAGACAAGA ACACCACTGGAAGCTTTGCAACCTGTCCTAAGAGAGGATATACAGAAG ATATGGGACAGTGTTTCCAAGCCTGAGGCTCAAAAAGACACAGCTCTCAGTGAATTCTTTAAT GTTGAGGTCACTGCATTATCTagttatgaagagaaggaagaccaatttCATGATCAG GTTGCAGAACTTCGACAACGGTTTGTCCATTCAATTGCCCCAGGAGGACTTGCAGGTGATAGAAGAGGTGTTGTTCCTGCTTCAGGGTTTTCCTTTAGTGCGCAACACATATGGAAGGTTGTGCGTGAAAATAAGGATCTTGATCTTCCTGCTCATAAG GTCATGGTCGCAACAGTTCGTTGCGAAGAGATTGCTAATGAGAAGCTCAGTCACTTAACCTCTGATGAG AAATGGCTGGAGTTAGAAGAGGCAGTACAGTCTGGCCCAGTTGCTGGCTTTGCGAAAAAGCTTGAAGCTATTCTTGATGCTTATATAGAAGA ATATGATGAGGAAGCTGTCTACTTTGATGAAAGTGTCAGGACTGCAAAGAGGAAGCAACTTGAGTCCAGAGCTTTGCAT CTTGTGCATCCTACTTATCAAGCATTGCTTGGACATCTACGTTCAAATTCTCTGGAAAAGTTTCAAAAGGATATGGAAAGTTCACTGAATAGCAGGAAAGGATTTGCAGCATCTGTTCGAGACTGTATTGAGTCCTCTATGTTTGAGTTTGATCAAGGAAGTGCAG ATGCTACTATCAGTCGCACCGACTGGGATGCTTCCAAAGTCCGAGAGAAGCTTCACCGTGACATCAATGCTCATGCAAATTCTCTTCGCAATCAGAAACTCTCTGAATTGACTAATCACTACGAG GACAAGTTAACAGAAGCACTTGCTGAACCAGTGGAATCTCTATTTGAGGCTGCTGGCAATGATACTTGGGCATCAATAAGAAATCTTTACCACCGTGAAACCAGGAATGCCCTCTCAGAGTTCTCCACTTCCTTATCTGGCTTTGAGCTAGAAAAAGTTATTTTTGATGAGAGGATCACAAATCTTAAGGAATTTTCGAAAAGTGTTGTTGTAAAGAAAGCAAAAGAAGAAGCAGCCAAAGTTCTTATCAGAATGAAGGATAG GTTCTCAACAGTGTTTAGCCATGACAAAGATTCCATGCCTAGGGTTTGGACAGGAAAAGAAAATGTGCGGAAGATCACAAAGGATGCTCGTACATCG GCTCTGAAACTGTTGGCTGTGATGTGTGCCATTCGTTTGGATGAGAAACCAGACAAGATTGAATCCACTCTCATGTCAGCACTTATGGATGCACCATCTGCATTAGGACGAAGAACTGTAACATCATTGGATTCACTCGCTTCCAGCACATGGGAAGAG GTTTCTCCATCTAACACATTGATCACCCCCGTGCAATGCAAGTCTTTGTGGAAACAATTTAGCTCAGAGACTGAATATACTGTCACACAAGCAATATCTGCTCAG GAAGCACATAAGCGCAGTAACAGTGCGCTACCTCCTCCATGGGCAATACTTGCAATTGCGATCCTCGGTTTCAATGAGCTGATGGTGCTCATGAG GAATCCTTTATATCTATTGCTGCTTTTTGTTATGTTCTTGGTGTCGAAAGCTCTATGGGTGCAGCTAGATGTCGCCGAGACATTTCAGCATGGCATA CTCCCCGGCATTCTCACACTATCGACAAGATTTCTCCCCACAGTCATGAACCTTTTACGAAAACTTGCTGAGGAAGGTGCTCAACCTCCCACTGCTCCACAGAGCAGCCAGAACAATCCACCCTTGGACACACAAAGTTTTCGAAGTGATTCGCAGAGGCATGCTCCTCCTCCACTCATGACCCCAGCACCCGATGTGCCATCTTCCTCATCGTCTACGGTTTCTTCTCCCAGAAGTGGTGTGGAGTGTCCAGAGACTAAGCACTTCGTGGAGGTAGACACTGAAGCCAGTTATACATCATGA
- the LOC122006329 gene encoding 26S proteasome non-ATPase regulatory subunit 7 homolog A-like encodes MYFFHSLPSLSWKRRNRVAARTLARRRTPEAVDYGGKMDVVKAQQMSWRVVEKVIVHPLVLLSIVDNYNRVARDTRKRVVGVLLGSSSKGTVDVTNSYAVPFEEDERDPNIWFLDHNYHEAMFSMFKRINAKENVVGWYSTGPKLRENDLDIHALFTDYVLNPVLVIIDVQPKELGIPTKAYYAVEEVKENATQKSQKVFVHVPSEIAAHEVEEIGVEHLLRDVKDTTISTLATEVTGKLAALKGLDARLHEIRGYLELVIDGKLPLNHEILYNLQDIFNLLPNLNVNELIKAFAVKTNDMMLVIYLSSLIRSVIALHNLINNKMLNKEHEKAEDSRPSATTTVN; translated from the exons atgtatTTCTTCCACAGTTTACCTTCTCTTTCGTGGAAAAGAAGGAACAGGGTTGCGGCGAGAACCCTAGCGAGGCGGAGGACGCCAGAGGCGGTGGACTACGGCGGTAAGATGGACGTTGTGAAGGCGCAGCAGATGTCCTGGAGGGTGGTGGAGAAGGTCATCGTGCACCCCCTCGTGCTGCTCAGTATCGTCGACAACTACAACCGCGTCGCCCGCGACACCCGCAAGCGCGTCGTCGGCGTCCTACTTGGATCCTCGTCCAAGGGCACGGTCGACGTCACCAATTCCTACGCAG TGCCTTTTGAAGAGGATGAGAGAGATCCAAACATTTGGTTTCTCGATCACAATTACCATGAGGCAATGTTTTCTATGTTTAAGAGAATAAATG CCAAGGAGAATGTTGTAGGATGGTATAGCACAGGGCCCAAGCTGCGGGAAAATGATTTGGATATCCACGCTTTGTTTACTGA TTATGTTTTAAATCCTGTCTTGGTAATCATCGATGTGCAACCTAAAGAGCTTGGTATACCTACCAAAGCATATTATGCTGTCGAAGAAGTCAAAGAG AATGCCACACAGAAAAGCCAGAAGGTGTTTGTGCATGTCCCTTCAGAAATTGCTGCTCATGAAGTTGAGGAAATCG GAGTGGAACACTTGCTGAGAGATGTCAAGGATACAACAATAAGTACGCTAGCAACTGAG GTCACAGGCAAACTTGCAGCACTGAAGGGGCTCGATGCAAGGTTACATGAGATACGTGGTTATCTAGAACTTGTTATCGATGGGAAGTTACCTCTGAATCATGAGATATTATACAACTTGCAG GACATATTCAATCTACTTCCGAATCTTAATGTGAACGAGTTGATCAAGGCATTTGCAG TGAAAACAAATGACATGATGCTGGTTATATACCTTTCTTCCCTCATCCGAAGTGTTATTGCACTTCACAATTTGATAAACAACAAA ATGCTCAACAAGGAACATGAGAAAGCTGAAGACTCCAGACCCTCTGCGACAACTACCGTGAACTAG